In the genome of Lactuca sativa cultivar Salinas chromosome 3, Lsat_Salinas_v11, whole genome shotgun sequence, the window ATTTGTTACTATTtatttataaactattatttaaataataataagatTAATAGAAATTGTTAATTGtaagaaataattaataattgaaaaataaagttaataaaattaattggTTTGTGATTGGAACCATATCTCATTTACGTCAAAATACGAACACATATTGCTTCGATTCCAATttcaaaccatatatatatatatatatatatatatatatatatatatatatatatatatatatatatatatatatatatatatatatatatatatatatatatatatatatatatatatatatgataattcAATAACTTGATTAAGTTACcatgaattttaaaagtttgtgccaataattgaaaaataaataaagttaaTAAAATGATTATATAATAATAAGATAATAAATAGTAAAAGTTAGTAAAATATTATGTAACATAATAACCTATATAGATTAGAGCGTATTAGACTAGCTTAGAGTGGAGTGTCCACATCAACAcccatagtgaaaacaaaataacctaaccatatatatatatatatatatatatatatatatatatatatatatatatatatatatatatatatatatatatatatatatatatatatatatatatatatatatatatatattcattatcCCTCTTAAATCATATAGTATAAGTCTAAGAACCTAATCTAGGAAATAGAAAGTAACATGGGTTTGCTTCCATTTGGTCATAATGGCTTCTTTTCATCCCTTCCGATATATTTCTTCTCCACTTTTACTTTCACTTTAAATTCCTTCGGTAGCCTATATTCTATATATTTAATGATGATATAAAGGAGATCCCAAGAACAAGAGAAAGTTGTTGTTCGATCAAATATTTCTAAAGATGTTGGTGAAACAAATTAACAATGGATAGATGTAAACTGATTTTACAACATTTTCTATTAGATCTAAAGGATGCTTGCTTCTTACATGTAATAATAATGCACTGGAACGAATTAAAAGCAAAGCATTCCAACAACATAACAAAGCTAGCTGAGAAATCCATTTCTGTTACCACCATGTTTTTAAGCATAATAAAACGAAAATATCATACAAGATATCTTTtcctaaaaataaaaaagagaTTACAACGGTAACGCCATATGCCTTCTACTTAACAATAAAAAAGAGATTAAACAAGCTAAATCCACAAACAAATGCCTTCTACTTAAACATCGACGAAAATTAACCATTCACTTTCAATCCTCTTCTTCGAACTTCAACAAATCCACACCTTCAACCATTAATCCTCTTCAATCTTCAAAATTCCCACATGTGTCCCCCCACAATACCAGAAAAGACAAGGGTAACGAAAAAAATCCAAGACATATGAGCAACCATCAACTTAtgatgacccaaaacagttatcATCATAAAGTGAATCGCAACAATAGAGCAAACCATGCACAAGCAAACACAGACAGTACAAAGATAGAATGCCAATTTCCATTTCTTCACATCTTTCTGCGATCCCATGGACAAGTATATGGCAAGCACAAACATGGATATGTAAATAGAGTTGGATGATCCATACATGATGACCTTGAACTCAAAAGAATCCGTAGTTTTAGCCTCTCCGACTTTATACAAATCCGGTGAAGAACTGCATTCTGAGGTTGTAGGTGATGCACACATAGGCTTTTCTACCGGAGATGTCTTCCCAGGCTCATCAAAGTACCCTCCTGGCATGGTCACGAGGAGGGTGAAACAAAGAGTGAAGAGCAAGAAGACAACTGCAGATATCTTTTGTATGCTTTTCTCACACAAAAGTATCTTCTCTCTGTTATGCTTGGTTTCCATTTCCACATCGGCAGTTGTCATGCGAAGTTGCGTTTCCATTGCACCAGACATTATCTACAACAAGAACCAAACCAAGTTAATAGAAAATTCGTATAAACGAATAGTAGAGAAACTTAAAAGCAGAAAGAGCTAACAAACATATATTCCAGCAGTTTGTGATAAAGAAATGGATGTAAAAGCACGAAATCAGACTGCCGTAAATAAACTTCGCTCAAATGAAAAAAGTTTTACCGATATTGCAAAAGAGAGATTTTTCTTGCAAGTTGCAGTGAGTAAAAGTCGTCGTTCTTACATCTAATATATAAAGCAATAAAAGTAGGGTTTTTGGCTCATGGACTCCGTTCAAATATACGCCCATATCATATCATGGCCCATTTAAATATAAGTTTGTCATCATATACTTTATTATTTTATGCTACTCAAAGtcttttattaatgttttttatttgtattataataCTTATACCTACTTCTCTAGTTTTAATaaaggaaagaaaaaaaatgaagaaaaatatggcaaatatggaGAAAAAAGAAAGGGAGGGGATAGAAATGAATAACTACTTTTCCTACCTATGGATAAGGACAGAGTTTAATATGTTAAATATGGAGTGTTAGGCAGCAATCATTTTTATTGCTTCTTCTCATGTTAACGGATAACATGGTGACATTGGTAGAGTGAGTTTTCAAATTATTGTTTCATCACAATTCATGCACATACGTAATATTAAGTATATAGACTaaagaaatattaaaacaatactttAAATAACTATTGGCTTATCGCAggtaattctttattaattattacACAAATATACATGTTTACTGAATAAAAAAAGGTTTAAATAATCGTTCGACAAAAAATTGGTACGGACGACGTttgtattaaaataaaaataatttgttcAAAGATCCTAACTAAGGATATATCAAAAATTCTAACCAATACCAAATCATACCACATAATAGTACACTGCATTACCGATTTTCAGATTTTTAACTTCCAAGTGATACATATGACACAAGAAAATCAAAGTTTTGgcatatataaaaaacaataatTAGTTGGTAGTGATGAAAGAAGTAGAAAAAACAATATTAAAATACATATTTATGTGCAATGTTGAACTAAATTCTTGCTAGGTATGATGCTTGACAGGGgcgaaaaaataaaaagatatattATGATTAAGCCTTAACTTTGTTTCTCTTCCATCAAatcattccaaatttttttttcttaaaaacatgtttttttttcatctttCTCTCTCGTTCCTCACTTTATTTCAATATCCATTTGTAATAAGCCTCGGGAACAATGTGTAAATACTAAATGATTTATCGTTTTTTGTTAAGATAAATTAAATTACCTGTTATCTTTTATGCCTATAAATATTTATATCTATTAAAATTACGATATGTATTACCATTCCATATTATTTAACTATCTCATTAAGATTATATTAGGAATAtatcaaattaaattaaattgaaTGATGAAATAATGACACGTATCATAATATTAGTGGGTATGAATATTTGTAGGCATAAAAGGTAGAAGACAATTTAATTTCTCGTTTGTTAATACCGTTTGGTTTAATTTTATGTTCTCGACCACAATTtaaaatccgtttgattttattTTTGCTAACAGGCAACATTAGAAAAATGAACTttagtttaaaaaaattataataaataacTTTTATTGGGATTTTGTAACACCACTAGTCCTTAAGTACAAAAAAATATTGCATCATAACTTTTTATAACTAATATCGACCAAAACAAAGGATTAAATATGTGTACAATGACCACTATATTCTCTCTTACATTTTGTCTTTTTATTAAATTGATTtttatgtaaaaaataaaaatttggccCCACCAAACACCAAATCATTGTTGTCCACTCTCTCAAAATCCTAAATAATCATTTTTATCATCGGGGAGAAAGACGAAATGTCCACGAACCTTCATGACTTGCCCATTCTGTTAAAGGAGAATAATGAGAACATGATTGATACGACATTCTCTCCAAGGAATCAGTCCTCAACTCTCATATAATTAAACTATGTTGTATTAAATGAGCCTAAAAGTGGAGATGATACTCAATATGATGGTAAAGACATAAATGATGAAGATGAACTATCAAAACTTGAAAACAAAGCGGCTCTATTAGACAAGCAATTTAACAAGTTAAAGTTAAAAGGAAAGGAGTTCAAACACATACCAAAAAAAGTTTGATGCTTTGCAAAAAGAATTGAATTGAGAAGGAATTATAATACTTGTATGCAAAAGAGGAAGTGATATGTACATTTCTTACCTACAAGTACATGGTTTAACCTATGAGCTAAGTACACATATGATTCATGAGAAGTACATTTCTTGTTGATTTTGTGCCTATAAGTATCTTGTTTAACGTAGTACCTACTCCTTCATGTCCCATAAAGTCTCTAAGAACTTTCATGAGTGTTGCTACATCTGGTATTAGAATCAGTTTTCCTGGCATTGCTCTAGTTTGTATGTCCGTCAAGTGTGTGTCGTAGTTAGATTCCGACTATAAACCATAGACAGAAGCAAGAAACAAGATCGTTAAACATTCCTAGGGACTGTGCCCCTGGGCATGCACTCTCTAGAGCGTAGTGGAGCAtcattgatatgtgtatttttatatatatttttatacactttatcttaatattttggccttatttattctattttagaactaaaaagtactcataatgctttgaattatgttttgcagctatttgttgtcaataaagcacaaaagaaaagactgaagcggaaaccgggcttagaagtTAAAAGAAACAAAATGGTGCTGAGGTagcggttacgccccgcgtaccttaagagtacgccccgcgtacctgcttGCAACGGATaaacttgatcgcgtgattatcttgagtacgcgttgcgtaatcctaagtacgcccagcgtacttaggtcggccacaaagattataaatgtCGATTTATAGCTAACCAGGGAggaggattcgacttctaacctaatttagtcgacaattaacttctgttaagccgttttgagggtctagaaggcggccggaaggccgttaagctaacggaagcggaaatcggaaggattggagagcggatacatgttgattatcatatggtttgctgacgtgaccatgtttagcattctattgtggtacttttctgtatttagtttctgatttaggtgtaaagaccttttactttgtgtttatgattgaatgaagctttgattattagactaattgctatattaaatagtttatttgtgtttaatttatcttgccaagcttgttaaaagatccttacgtgttaatgatgattattttctgttaattgttaagtgaattaagttgtatgaacatctgcttgatttacttgtctcttatgatttttgatgaccatcgagattataagactagaaataacgaatgtgaaactaggattaatttgagaataagtaagttaatgtgtgagccttgtttgatgaccatcaacaagaggttgattaaatgttTACATTGATTAActgtatttacaagtcttgcttgatacgaactgaacactaggaagcatgttagtttaattaactgatcactgtttgaattgacttgtttgctaaaggattagttatagtgaacgcgaatctaatcattttaggaatcggtgaacattgaataaatgaatttgtgtatgcaattgtctatgttttaaggtgcaatttatctaaaccaaagtacctgaagagatttgctttcctgttagtttatcgagagttgttaattgatttattaaaccattttattattttcgtataacctgtaacctataatcaaatatattaaattaatccaccgttccctgtgatcgacacccgacttacctaagctatactgtaatctgactaggtacactgcctataagtgcatagatagtctaagtttgttaggttataaatattaaaattaatgggtacttttgtgcacatcaagtttttggcgccgttgccggggagcggcttgtcattaatttattttatttgattattcgttatttgtttttagttagtttttatttttagcttttatttttagtttgattttcgatgatatcatttcacttgtcgggaaggttcttgtttttattttgcaggaatttgggattgtacacattgcttgactttactttctgcatgggtttcgagaatgaaagcgattagggaattcttgacctgcttagcctactactttgttaatttgtccaactcaatccatgaggcgtagtatagcaaggcgtattgtggtggttaagtggaagaccgagctcttgctgttcttgactagttaggtcacttcttgttccgcttcTAGTTAATggtgcaaggaaaacaaaggaaatattctaacgggtcccgaaagtgggtgttttcgcaaaccaattcttgcatgcaaaggtttttgatcaaccattgttgtttgatcttgacaaagataagtgattatgacatctcaatttttttttatcactcatcgtgaagtcatcATTGGCTTAagaaatcaaaaagaaaaaaataaataagttttaagtcccctagattaaataattaaaaagaaaaggaagttaaattaaagaaaaaggaaGGAAGAAAATtaaacgtacgccccgcgtaagttatATTATGCCATGCGTAATGAGCCCCGAATCGCGGATGAACATTTCAGGGGGattgaggtacgccccgcgtatccttttgttacgccccgcgtaaatcgaCGACCAGATTATGGCTCGAAGGACACAAAGAACCAACCctcccgaggatgtgaccgatcatcgctatttacaatttccgcaaacgctgaacgatgctACCCGGGCGCGTTATGTCACCAACTTGAGCTTGCTTCTCACAAAGGAGATTGACATTGCACCCTCATTCGACTGGGAGttggctaccaggactggactCGCTGCATTGATCCAGGAGTTTTTGCAATTTacacactcggacgcgagtggtgtggaattgtttgtgtgtcagggatgggcacgtttgttcaggatccaggagcctgtgtatcgggagtttttgctggagttctacgctacagtttcctatgatcctaggaagccactcgatgacaggacggcctttgctttcagactgggaggagtgagccgggaatgcagcgtgatagagcttgcgactcgggtgggtatttacacagccgacgagacgaggagtgtccacttcccggcATTCCTTGCTGACTGTCTCACGGAACGGCCAGCGGACTATAATGAGAACacattttgggccgagattacaggaggagtttatacaccatctaccgctcgaggggggatgattcggtccactacataccgaatgttgcaccggttgatttctatgtctctcacgcatcacaagaatagtgagagagtgccttcgacagacctgtatttcctatgggcactagttactccagggaggcacctgaaccttccagttgctttagctgcatacttgggacggagggccaggggacttcggggagatagcccgatatgcggagggcattttatcacacggttagctcgatcataccagttgataacacgtgagatcacgagatcgatggtgtttcacgacatgaggccgatgagtcttcagctatTGGAGTCGATGCGCGTATTAGAGCGGGGAGGTGATGGTGTTTTGAGGGTTCGAGCAGATGATGAGGCAGATGAGGAGGGTGTTGCCGAGCCACAGtcgagacgggtccagcggcgtcgacctgctcctcggggagcgcagcagggacctgagcgggagattgatatgcgctatCTGGCTCAGGGCATTGATCGTcttagcgagtatgttgcacatgtggacatgcaacagcagtggtatgggaatgcgttgaacgcattctttgcccatcaggggtttcagtattcggttccctttccaccaccattccagtcacgatttgatggggtcggtacttctgggacacagccacatgatgatggagatgacgagtgatcctttttattttgttttatttgttttgtgttatttttagtttagtttagtttttagtatttggtgtgtaattaaactttgatttagtttgtttttcatgttgatgctctttggttgtttagatttctgcagaattttcgcccttaggaagctggcagtaagttcagcagctaggtccgactgttgctagagagagcggtatgagagttgaagattatagtTGAGACCCatgatttgtcataagtgtggggtgcatatttatttcatgagcgatcgttttgaagattggcattgttacgatgttttgactcttatgatatggatgagcagttcccatactatagagttttatttcgacgcgaggaagaagtatcgtcccggctgccacgacatggttgacactttcttatgttatgggggatttttcatcgcgagtagaggatgtcattcttgacgagacgacgtggtcgacacttttcCACGTCATGGTTGCTATACTTTGCATTTATTTGCaatattttgcaccacattttcgaAGATGacggtcttgattttatttttcggcaaattcagaggcagcagttccagttttgaGTCTTTCGGCAAAATTagaagcaacttgtagcagccccattcgatctcgccacagctacccaggggagtctgttcctttttctccctttttatgttcttaatttgttttagcatacaatgagggcattgtatgaaataagtgtggggtaggggatcggtaaaagtaaattaaaattaagagaagagaaaaatgaaattgctagaatttggaaaatttaaaaatttaaaaattttaaaacttgaaataatagtttaaaaaaaaaaatctagtgataatttaaattctgctaatattgtatgaaatgatccgatgagaactcaaatgttagttgagccaatacacgttatagtgcatttgtggcctcccttattttagtgaaatcatggaacaaaaacacaaccccgcttggtttgagggatgcaatatgtttagcagcctaaacctgaaatgtatccaggaaaattattatcattaaccaataaaggttgaggttgagcgcctctgcttaagcatgtagggatttgagtgaaaaaaaaagtgagttacatgttaaaaaaaaaaaaaaagagagaaaagaaaaattacgaaaaaagtttgaagaattttggagcaaataaagtaaagatcaaaagatcaaaattctgaagaaattcaaaaagttgaagataccagaaatcaattcaaataaggtgttgaattcaaagaaatcaaagatcaaaatgccaaa includes:
- the LOC111898068 gene encoding uncharacterized protein LOC111898068 encodes the protein MSGAMETQLRMTTADVEMETKHNREKILLCEKSIQKISAVVFLLFTLCFTLLVTMPGGYFDEPGKTSPVEKPMCASPTTSECSSSPDLYKVGEAKTTDSFEFKVIMYGSSNSIYISMFVLAIYLSMGSQKDVKKWKLAFYLCTVCVCLCMVCSIVAIHFMMITVLGHHKLMVAHMSWIFFVTLVFSGIVGGHMWEF